The DNA sequence TCAACGGTTCGACTATTTTGCCGAGCCCGAACGGACCATCCACGTTGAGTACGACTCTTCGACCGGTTGGCGCGGCCGCGTGACGCACTTGCCGCTGATCAAGAAAATAAAAGGTGTGCGGGGGCGGATCACCGGTTCGCTGTACGAGTCCATGCTGGCAGCCGGGGAGTCTGCGGAGCTCATCATTCTGTTCAGCGATGTATTTCAATGGGATCTTGATTTTTTCAGCGACCCGAAACAAGGCGACGAGTATGCGCTGCTGTGCGAAGCTTATCATTTAGCCGATCCATCGCAACCGGACAGCCTCGGGGCGTTCGTCCGCTATGGCCGCATCCTGGCCGGAGAGTACCTGCAGAAAAATCGCCGTTTGGCAGCGGTCTATTTTCAAACCTCGGCGGATCGCGGCGGTTATTATGATCTGTCCGGCCATTCCTTTCAAAAGACTTTTTTGAAATCGCCTTTGTCCTATGGCCGAGTGACCTCCCGGTTCAGCGGCGGCCGTCGCCACCCTATTCTCAAAGTTGTGCGCCCGCACTATGCCATCGACATCGCGGCGCCGGCGGGAACGCCCGTTATGGCCTCTGCCGACGGCACAGTGATCGAAAAAGGCTACAACTCGGGTATTGGTTATTTCATCAAAATCCGCCATAAAAATTCCCATTTTATCACTCTTTATGGTCACCTGAGCCGGTTTACGGCGGAGCTGGAGGTGGGGCATACGGTTCGTCAGCGGGATGTGATCGGGTATGTGGGCAGCACGGGTCTGGCCACTGGACCGCATCTGCACTATGTGTTTTATGAAAACGGTCGGCCGATTAATCCGGAAAAGATCAAGAATTCGTCCGGAGATCCGTTGCCGGTGCTGCTCAAGCCGGCGTTCACGGCGGTCCGGGATCAGCGTATGCAGCAGCTGGCGGCTGTGGCTGCGCAGCCTTCGCTTAGGGATTCTGTTACGGCCGTGCCGTCGGCAGAGCCGTTGGACGCGCCGTCGGCTGCCAAGGATTAGAGGGTGGCTTTTGGTCGCCTTTGTCCAAACTGGACGGCGCAGGGGGCGTTTTTAGTGACGATCTGCTGCAACGCGTTGCACCACAGCGCCGCAAAGGTGCGGCAGCTGTTGGCGCCGTCCAGGTGTTCGTCGCTGGCAAAGGCGGCGTATTCGCAGCGGAGATCGCAGAATTTAATCCGGCTGCTGGTGACGCCGGCGTTTGAATCATCATTCATAATCAACGTGCGCTGGGTTTCACTGCATGAAGATTAAAATCCTCCTGGTCGGCAAGCCGACCAATCCGCATTATGCCGCCCTGGCGCAAGAGTACTGCCGCCGCATTGGTCGTTACCTGGATATTGCGCTGGAAACCGTGCCGGCGCAGAAACTGGATCAGCCG is a window from the bacterium genome containing:
- a CDS encoding M23 family metallopeptidase — encoded protein: MKFRLIFVSGLSLMYLFGGCKEKPAAVQPAAVPLAPEACWVRSDGQVLRNDTLEKIVARDSFPAGQSLEIIRAFASVFDVRKLVVGTSYCLYHDSTGSFQRFDYFAEPERTIHVEYDSSTGWRGRVTHLPLIKKIKGVRGRITGSLYESMLAAGESAELIILFSDVFQWDLDFFSDPKQGDEYALLCEAYHLADPSQPDSLGAFVRYGRILAGEYLQKNRRLAAVYFQTSADRGGYYDLSGHSFQKTFLKSPLSYGRVTSRFSGGRRHPILKVVRPHYAIDIAAPAGTPVMASADGTVIEKGYNSGIGYFIKIRHKNSHFITLYGHLSRFTAELEVGHTVRQRDVIGYVGSTGLATGPHLHYVFYENGRPINPEKIKNSSGDPLPVLLKPAFTAVRDQRMQQLAAVAAQPSLRDSVTAVPSAEPLDAPSAAKD